In Cydia strobilella chromosome 8, ilCydStro3.1, whole genome shotgun sequence, one DNA window encodes the following:
- the LOC134743738 gene encoding bromodomain-containing protein DDB_G0280777-like encodes MRLVPAFLLITLFAIASAQDPTTDAINDNIIGIKPSVRLDPYIRKALLKALTELEENNNATTDVDDITNDDSTDGTSTSESELLQTGDVTENSPTQNPENIQIHSFIVNGQSAFANSTNVTPTFIDNNFSILSTTAGNVENQVTATLPTQSPQNEIFQTRESGLSLQHVRSAQETPTSDNTITSTSTLNSRPTTPTTTTTTTTTTTTTTTPKPTHNQDGENIEDVDKRDVQVFQAPLVAAFTVHQDAQGLPKKVVPIFQQQNIGNKVRSQASTTLTTGIPAPQIVPQPTPNQIDSNFFINQQLALQKQLEEKQRILEEQLRQLQIQQRQQEEALRKQQFLFKQKQQLQQAQSQQQLQQAQSQQQIVLEQQRIQAVNTGINFQGLPKPNPLNQFFNQNQGLRPQSSQVSIQASVPLEQVNNVNVQQQLPNREAVDFLVHLRNNQPEQFPLQENHVPIGISNFLQPNFQQGHNFNQIRPDDQFRQKGNRVFRQESGVGNFGFNNFHQQQQQFNRFNSFNFAPNNRFVPLTRQNQFNPADIELKQLLFQSGLNARSPEDFNIVSKVLSLNHGVPINNNVSNRLSFDSRRQVRA; translated from the coding sequence gTGCCGGCTTTCTTGCTCATCACGCTATTTGCAATAGCGTCAGCGCAGGACCCCACGACAGACGCTATCAATGACAACATCATTGGAATAAAACCATCGGTGCGCCTCGACCCCTACATCAGAAAAGCTTTGCTTAAAGCTCTTACCGAGTTAGAAGAGAACAATAATGCCACCACCGACGTCGATGACATCACCAATGATGACTCTACCGACGGTACTTCTACTTCTGAATCGGAATTATTACAAACTGGAGACGTTACGGAAAATTCACCCACTCAAAATccagaaaatatacaaatacattccTTCATAGTCAACGGACAATCGGCGTTTGCAAATAGCACAAATGTAACACCTACTTTTATAGACAACAACTTTTCAATTTTAAGCACCACCGCAGGAAACGTCGAAAATCAAGTGACCGCTACACTTCCGACCCAATCGCCACAAAATGAAATATTCCAAACAAGAGAATCAGGCTTAAGCTTGCAGCACGTTAGAAGTGCACAAGAAACACCGACATcagataatactattactagtACCAGCACATTAAACTCTAGACCCACGACCCCAACAACGACAACGACGACGACAACAACGACGACCACAACCACGACACCCAAACCCACGCACAACCAGGACGGAGAGAACATTGAAGATGTCGACAAACGGGACGTCCAAGTTTTCCAAGCACCCTTAGTTGCGGCCTTTACAGTTCATCAAGATGCCCAAGGATTACCTAAAAAAGTTGTACCTATTTTCCAACAACAAAATATCGGTAACAAAGTAAGGTCCCAAGCGAGCACCACACTCACAACGGGTATCCCGGCGCCACAAATTGTTCCGCAGCCGACCCCCAACCAAATAGATTCAAACTTTTTCATAAACCAACAATTGGCATTACAAAAACAACTTGAAGAAAAACAGCGAATCCTCGAAGAACAGTTGCGTCAGTTACAAATCCAACAGAGACAACAGGAGGAAGCGCTGAGAAAGCAGCAGTTCCTTTTTAAGCAAAAGCAGCAATTGCAACAGGCACAAAGTCAGCAGCAATTGCAACAGGCACAAAGTCAGCAGCAAATTGTGCTTGAACAGCAACGCATTCAAGCTGTCAACACTGGGATCAATTTCCAAGGATTGCCAAAACCTAATCCACTCAACCAGTTCTTCAATCAGAACCAGGGTCTCCGACCACAGAGTTCTCAAGTGTCAATCCAAGCCAGCGTGCCGTTAGAACAGGTGAACAACGTAAACGTTCAGCAGCAGTTGCCAAATAGAGAGGCTGTCGATTTTCTTGTACATTTACGTAACAATCAACCTGAACAGTTTCCGCTGCAGGAAAACCATGTACCAATTGGAATAAGCAACTTTTTACAGCCTAATTTCCAGCAAGGCCACAATTTCAATCAAATCAGACCTGATGACCAATTTAGACAAAAAGGAAATCGAGTATTTCGGCAAGAAAGCGGTGTAGGCAATTTCGGTTTTAATAACTTTcatcagcagcagcagcagtttAATAGATTCAACTCGTTTAACTTTGCTCCTAATAACCGCTTTGTGCCACTTACCAGGCAAAATCAATTTAACCCAGCTGATATTGAACTGAAACAACTGCTGTTTCAATCTGGTCTGAACGCCAGAAGTCCTGAAGATTTCAACATCGTGTCTAAAGTTTTATCACTTAATCACGGCGTCCCAATCAACAATAATGTTTCAAACAGGCTATCTTTTGACAGTAGAAGGCAAGTGAGAGCGTAA